In one window of Nocardia brasiliensis DNA:
- a CDS encoding septum formation family protein has protein sequence MSPSDHVPQSDPSSRFATRGKPSRGAAVRRVFGSVRGVFTGETALPAPTLRWGLLLVAAGAVVAALVTLFVTGFDNKGLEAHTPGSPAEPVVDKEFGTAVKGDCLSWSKPDHSDLVKVRCEAKHMFEVAADVDMSKYPGKEFAPGARFPDSLRLTELKEEHCVPAVQQYLGGRFDPRGRYIVGLMYPSPDGWQRGDRTLRCGLQYAASTGTPASTGSATQHDQSKVYGPGVCLGINQNLPTDPVDCAQVHSVEVVSTIDLGQRFQGGPPAKEEQDKFVEDECARTASDYLGGPDVIRNKTLTLFFDFLDARSWLAGSRKLDCMVGKGADREGFAPITGSAKGDILINGQAPEPPPNTGRSTPTPLPGAAPLPPQPQPR, from the coding sequence ATGTCCCCTTCCGATCATGTGCCCCAGTCCGACCCGTCGAGTCGGTTCGCCACCCGCGGCAAGCCGTCGCGCGGCGCCGCGGTGCGGCGCGTGTTCGGCTCGGTGCGGGGTGTGTTCACCGGCGAGACCGCCCTGCCCGCGCCCACCCTGCGCTGGGGCCTGCTGCTGGTCGCCGCGGGCGCGGTCGTCGCCGCGCTGGTGACGCTGTTCGTCACCGGCTTCGACAACAAGGGGCTCGAGGCGCACACCCCTGGCTCGCCCGCCGAGCCGGTGGTGGACAAGGAGTTCGGCACCGCCGTCAAGGGCGACTGCCTGAGCTGGTCCAAGCCCGATCACTCCGACCTGGTCAAGGTGCGCTGCGAGGCCAAGCACATGTTCGAGGTCGCGGCCGATGTCGACATGAGCAAGTACCCGGGCAAGGAATTCGCGCCCGGCGCCCGGTTCCCCGACTCACTGCGGCTCACCGAGCTGAAGGAGGAGCACTGCGTGCCCGCGGTGCAGCAGTACCTGGGCGGGCGCTTCGATCCGCGCGGGCGCTACATCGTCGGGCTCATGTACCCCAGCCCGGACGGCTGGCAGCGCGGGGACCGCACGTTGCGCTGCGGGTTGCAGTACGCGGCGAGCACGGGCACCCCGGCCTCCACCGGCAGCGCCACCCAGCACGATCAATCGAAGGTCTACGGGCCGGGCGTCTGCCTCGGCATCAACCAGAACCTGCCCACCGATCCGGTGGACTGCGCCCAGGTGCACTCGGTCGAGGTGGTCTCCACCATCGACCTCGGCCAGCGCTTCCAGGGCGGCCCGCCGGCCAAGGAGGAGCAGGACAAGTTCGTCGAGGACGAGTGCGCCCGCACCGCCTCGGACTATCTCGGCGGACCCGACGTGATCCGCAACAAGACCCTCACGCTGTTCTTCGATTTCCTCGACGCGCGCAGCTGGCTGGCCGGTAGCCGCAAGCTGGACTGCATGGTCGGCAAGGGGGCCGATCGCGAGGGGTTCGCCCCGATCACCGGTTCGGCCAAGGGCGACATCCTGATCAACGGCCAGGCGCCGGAACCGCCGCCGAACACCGGCCGGTCCACGCCGACGCCGCTGCCCGGCGCAGCGCCGCTGCCGCCGCAACCCCAGCCGAGGTAG
- a CDS encoding aldehyde dehydrogenase family protein — MGTTFDEAAIDAALAELSAGERVWAATPLRRRRELLDDIHTRTGRFAGDWVRAAQTIKGLAADSPLVGEEWMSGPLTLLQATAALSATLAALEQGRSPLDGVTLQTAPGDRVAVPILPLSGYDRLLLNGFRGEVWLRPGVDADTARRRAGLAQLDPGATGGIGVVLGAGNITSIPPLDALYELYAHNRVVILKLNPITDPLYTVYEMVFAPLCELGVLRIVTGGAETGGYLVHHDDVAHVHMTGSALTHDAIVWGPGQAGLDRKREQRPLLAKPITSELGGVSPTIVVPGDWSEADLRFQAEHVATQRLHNGGYNCVAAQALVLSKGWHLREQFLAELRTALAAAPRRTPYYPGSDDRVADALAAYPKATSVEGGRVLVEQVPRTETPLLRTEYFAPVLGVVELPYAGTEFLTRAVEFANTELTGTLGANVLAHPGTIRELGPDFDRALERLRYGTIAVNAWTGLAFLAPRASWGAFPGHTLDDVQSGIGVVHNAFLLDDVERTVMRGPFRPAPRSLLHGELALSPKPPWFVGNTTAAATGRKLTEFYATVNPARIPGIFWSALRG, encoded by the coding sequence ATGGGGACAACTTTCGACGAAGCGGCGATCGATGCGGCCCTGGCCGAGCTGAGCGCGGGCGAGCGGGTCTGGGCCGCGACCCCGCTGCGCAGGCGCCGCGAACTCCTCGACGACATCCACACCAGAACCGGCCGCTTCGCCGGCGACTGGGTGCGCGCCGCCCAGACCATCAAGGGGCTGGCCGCGGACTCGCCGCTGGTCGGCGAGGAATGGATGTCGGGCCCGCTCACCCTGCTGCAGGCCACCGCCGCCCTCTCCGCGACGCTGGCCGCGCTGGAACAGGGACGCAGCCCGCTCGACGGCGTCACGCTCCAGACCGCGCCCGGCGATCGCGTCGCGGTGCCGATCCTGCCGCTCAGCGGCTACGACCGGTTGCTGCTCAACGGTTTTCGCGGCGAGGTGTGGTTGCGTCCCGGGGTCGACGCCGATACCGCCCGGCGGCGCGCCGGGCTCGCCCAACTCGATCCTGGCGCGACCGGCGGCATCGGAGTTGTGCTCGGCGCGGGCAACATCACCTCCATTCCGCCGCTGGACGCCTTGTACGAGCTGTACGCGCACAACCGCGTCGTCATCCTGAAGCTGAACCCGATCACCGATCCGCTGTACACGGTCTACGAGATGGTGTTCGCGCCGCTCTGCGAACTGGGGGTGCTGCGCATCGTCACCGGCGGCGCGGAGACCGGCGGCTATCTGGTGCACCACGACGACGTCGCGCACGTGCACATGACCGGCAGCGCGCTCACCCACGACGCGATCGTGTGGGGGCCGGGGCAGGCGGGGCTGGACCGCAAGCGCGAGCAGCGCCCGCTGCTGGCCAAGCCGATCACCAGCGAACTCGGCGGCGTCTCGCCGACCATCGTGGTGCCGGGCGACTGGTCCGAGGCGGACCTGCGCTTTCAGGCCGAGCACGTGGCCACCCAGCGGCTGCACAACGGCGGCTACAACTGTGTCGCCGCCCAGGCGCTCGTGCTGAGCAAGGGCTGGCACCTGCGGGAGCAGTTCCTGGCGGAGCTGCGTACGGCACTCGCGGCGGCGCCGCGGCGAACCCCGTACTACCCCGGCAGCGACGACCGAGTCGCCGACGCGCTCGCCGCCTACCCCAAGGCCACCTCGGTCGAGGGCGGGCGGGTGCTGGTCGAACAGGTGCCGCGCACCGAGACACCGCTGCTGCGCACCGAATACTTCGCACCGGTGCTCGGGGTGGTCGAACTGCCCTACGCGGGCACCGAATTCCTGACGCGCGCGGTCGAATTCGCCAACACCGAGCTCACCGGCACGCTGGGCGCCAATGTGCTCGCCCACCCCGGGACCATCCGCGAGCTCGGCCCGGACTTCGACCGCGCGCTCGAGCGGCTGCGCTACGGCACGATCGCGGTGAACGCCTGGACCGGGCTCGCGTTCCTGGCGCCGCGCGCCTCGTGGGGCGCGTTCCCCGGGCACACCCTCGACGACGTGCAGAGCGGAATCGGCGTGGTGCACAACGCGTTCCTGCTCGACGACGTGGAGCGCACGGTGATGCGCGGGCCGTTCCGGCCCGCACCGCGCTCGCTGCTGCACGGTGAGCTCGCGTTGTCGCCGAAGCCGCCGTGGTTCGTCGGCAATACGACGGCGGCGGCGACCGGGCGCAAGCTGACCGAGTTCTACGCCACCGTCAACCCGGCCCGGATCCCCGGCATCTTCTGGTCCGCGCTGCGTGGCTGA
- the serS gene encoding serine--tRNA ligase: protein MIDLRFLRDNPDAVRASQRARGEDPALVDALLEADAARRAAVATADNLRAEHKAMGKVIGKASKEERPALLAQAQEMSQKVKDAEAAQNAADADLDAAQRAISNVVQEGAPAGGEDDYIVLETVGTPREFDFQPKDHVELGDSLGLFDMERGAKVSGARFYFMTGYGALLQLGLLQLATQRAVANGFTMMIPPVLVRPEIMAGTGFLGQHSAEVYHLEEDDLYLVGTSEVPLAGYHSDEILDLSAGPKRYAGWSTCFRREAGSYGKDTRGIIRVHQFDKIEMFVFTTPEQADAEHKRLLAWEQDMLAAVEVPYRVIDVAAGDLGSSAARKFDCEAWVPTQQTYRELTSTSNCTTFQARRLAVRYRDENGKPQIAATLNGTLATTRWIVAILENHQQADGSVRVPAALVPFVGTEVLTPPR, encoded by the coding sequence ATGATCGACCTCCGATTCCTGCGGGACAACCCCGACGCGGTCCGTGCCTCCCAGCGCGCCCGCGGCGAAGACCCCGCCCTCGTCGACGCCCTGCTCGAGGCCGACGCGGCCCGCCGCGCGGCCGTCGCCACCGCCGACAACCTGCGTGCCGAGCACAAGGCGATGGGCAAGGTGATCGGTAAGGCGAGTAAAGAGGAACGGCCCGCCCTGCTTGCGCAGGCGCAGGAGATGTCGCAGAAGGTCAAGGACGCCGAGGCCGCGCAGAACGCGGCCGACGCCGACCTCGACGCCGCCCAGCGCGCGATCTCGAACGTCGTGCAGGAGGGTGCGCCGGCCGGCGGCGAGGACGACTACATCGTCCTGGAAACCGTCGGCACGCCACGGGAATTCGATTTCCAGCCGAAGGACCACGTCGAACTCGGCGATTCGCTCGGGCTGTTCGACATGGAACGCGGCGCGAAGGTCTCCGGCGCGCGCTTCTACTTCATGACCGGCTACGGCGCGCTGCTGCAGCTGGGGCTGTTGCAGCTGGCGACGCAGCGCGCGGTCGCCAACGGCTTCACCATGATGATCCCGCCGGTGCTGGTGCGCCCCGAGATCATGGCGGGCACCGGCTTCCTCGGTCAGCACTCGGCCGAGGTCTATCACCTCGAGGAGGACGACCTGTACCTGGTCGGCACCTCGGAGGTGCCGCTGGCCGGCTACCACTCCGACGAGATCCTCGACCTGAGCGCGGGCCCGAAGCGCTACGCGGGCTGGTCGACCTGCTTCCGCCGGGAGGCGGGCAGCTACGGCAAGGACACCCGCGGCATCATCCGGGTGCACCAGTTCGACAAGATCGAGATGTTCGTCTTCACCACCCCGGAGCAGGCCGACGCCGAGCACAAGCGGTTGCTCGCGTGGGAGCAGGACATGCTCGCCGCTGTCGAGGTTCCTTACCGGGTCATCGACGTTGCCGCAGGCGATCTCGGCAGCTCGGCCGCGCGCAAGTTCGACTGCGAGGCCTGGGTGCCGACCCAGCAGACCTACCGGGAACTCACCTCGACCTCGAACTGCACCACCTTCCAGGCCCGCCGCCTGGCCGTGCGCTACCGCGACGAGAACGGAAAGCCGCAGATCGCAGCCACTTTGAACGGCACGCTGGCGACCACGCGCTGGATCGTGGCGATCCTGGAGAACCATCAGCAGGCCGACGGCTCGGTGCGGGTGCCCGCCGCACTGGTTCCGTTCGTCGGCACCGAGGTGCTGACGCCGCCGCGCTGA
- a CDS encoding putative bifunctional diguanylate cyclase/phosphodiesterase: MARTTGAFYVMGGVLGLLITAIAPGDEGNRPLVGTAAAIALTLGLTLLAWGPRLPHSIHHMYVAIATVLVTIAVYAFPNTVGAISLAAFYVFIACDAALFFAWSYAASHIVFALVLCLWVLPARPVEPGLPWWSGLIPAGVTLGVGIVVGILTRMASEADIDVLTGLLNRRGFDRALNSAIEQASRTGQGLALVLVDLDRFQKINDHLGHRAGDAVLQRVADTWSKLLAPDQRLARYGGDAFAMLLPNTTEQAAILLTEQLRAAVTTGCSAGVTSWQPGESGSLLVSRADVGLYRAKQAGRNRTVLESSRQLPLAVELREAIDCGALDVHYQPIVSLTEGGGKAVGVEALLRWSSSAQPDVTTEGLIRVAEEYDLISDLDELVLRRACADAARLQDTFAQLDLTLNVNVSGLELAEAGYADRVADILAGTGWPADQLVLEVTESELAAESQTAIANLHTLRERGVRIAIDDFGTGYSSLSRLATLPSDILKVDQSFVAAIRSDSPAPPLLGVIAALSSALDLQVIAEGVETEYQAAVLTELGFALAQGYHYSDSHPVAELISDLNENQGRVGPGTHDRELGDGDSMHAANGWLPLG; encoded by the coding sequence ATGGCTCGGACCACCGGGGCGTTCTACGTCATGGGTGGTGTACTGGGCCTGCTGATTACTGCGATCGCCCCGGGCGACGAGGGTAATCGGCCGTTGGTGGGCACGGCTGCGGCAATCGCGCTGACGCTGGGGCTCACCCTGCTCGCGTGGGGTCCGCGCCTGCCCCACTCGATCCACCACATGTACGTCGCGATCGCGACGGTGCTGGTGACGATCGCGGTGTACGCGTTCCCGAACACCGTCGGGGCGATCAGCCTCGCCGCGTTCTATGTCTTCATCGCCTGCGACGCCGCGCTGTTCTTCGCGTGGTCGTATGCCGCATCGCACATCGTCTTCGCGCTGGTGCTGTGCCTGTGGGTGCTGCCGGCGCGGCCGGTCGAGCCGGGCCTGCCGTGGTGGTCGGGGCTCATCCCGGCGGGCGTCACCCTCGGCGTCGGCATCGTGGTCGGCATTCTGACCAGGATGGCCTCGGAAGCCGACATCGACGTGCTCACCGGACTTTTGAACCGTCGCGGTTTCGATCGGGCGCTCAATTCCGCGATCGAGCAGGCCTCGCGCACCGGCCAGGGACTGGCCCTCGTGCTCGTCGACTTGGACCGGTTCCAGAAGATCAACGACCATCTCGGCCATCGCGCGGGCGACGCCGTGCTGCAACGGGTCGCCGACACCTGGTCGAAACTGCTTGCGCCGGACCAGCGTCTGGCTCGCTACGGCGGCGACGCGTTCGCGATGCTGCTGCCGAACACCACCGAGCAGGCGGCCATCCTGCTCACCGAACAGTTGCGTGCCGCCGTGACCACCGGCTGCTCGGCCGGCGTGACCTCCTGGCAGCCAGGCGAATCCGGTTCGCTGCTGGTCAGTCGCGCCGATGTCGGGCTGTACCGGGCCAAGCAGGCCGGTCGCAATCGCACGGTGCTCGAATCGTCGCGGCAGCTGCCGCTCGCGGTGGAGCTGCGCGAGGCGATCGACTGCGGCGCCCTCGACGTGCACTATCAACCGATCGTCAGCCTCACCGAGGGCGGCGGCAAGGCGGTCGGTGTCGAGGCGCTGCTGCGCTGGTCGTCCAGCGCCCAACCCGACGTCACCACCGAGGGCCTGATCCGCGTCGCCGAGGAATACGACCTCATCTCCGACCTGGACGAGCTGGTACTGCGCCGCGCCTGCGCCGATGCCGCCCGGCTGCAGGACACCTTCGCCCAGCTCGATCTCACGCTGAACGTCAACGTGAGCGGGCTCGAGCTGGCTGAGGCCGGGTACGCGGACCGGGTCGCCGACATCCTGGCGGGCACCGGCTGGCCCGCCGATCAGCTGGTGCTCGAGGTGACCGAGAGCGAACTCGCCGCCGAATCGCAGACCGCCATCGCGAACCTGCACACCCTGCGCGAGCGTGGCGTGCGGATCGCCATCGACGACTTCGGCACCGGGTACTCCTCGCTCAGTAGGCTCGCCACGCTGCCGAGCGACATCCTCAAGGTCGACCAGTCCTTCGTCGCCGCCATCCGTTCCGACTCGCCCGCGCCGCCGCTGCTCGGCGTGATCGCCGCGCTGAGCAGCGCGCTCGATCTGCAGGTCATCGCCGAGGGTGTGGAAACCGAATACCAGGCCGCGGTGCTCACCGAACTCGGCTTCGCGCTCGCCCAGGGCTACCACTACAGCGACTCGCATCCCGTCGCCGAGCTGATCAGCGACCTCAACGAGAACCAGGGCCGCGTCGGTCCCGGCACGCATGATCGGGAACTCGGCGACGGCGACTCCATGCACGCCGCCAACGGGTGGTTGCCGCTCGGCTGA
- a CDS encoding MFS transporter: protein MLFKGTGDLIPLYAVYALLFAEHGLSTGQISSLFAIWSITAFLLEVPSGAWADTVSRRALLILSGVLLSAGFLLWTLVPAYLGFASGFVLWGAAGALASGTFEALLYDDLVARDARAAYPRVLGYTRAAAEAAVVIGIVAATPLYLWGSYALIGWASVGFAVLHTMFACTLPSAPQCVSAAAVEDLEGEPGEEVSGPASCAGARMSSTGAGDDSAMAPVAVVRAADGPGDCRRGRPVAAPGPFTRYLDMLRIGVGEAVRVRAVCNGVFLGALLFGVTAFDEYFALLAEAVGVATAVVPLLVGLTVVGSLIGSLLAGRTEGLSARTVACAVGVAGVLFVGGALVTGLAAYHPQAVYLLAGLGFTAIGLSYGIVYNAGIIAAARLQDAIDGPARATVTSVSGLLGEVVALAVFAFAAVAAGVWSLPVTVALLGATLLPMALVTPAWLPRRQVPSSLGE, encoded by the coding sequence GTGCTCTTCAAGGGCACCGGCGACTTGATCCCGCTCTATGCGGTGTACGCCCTGCTGTTCGCCGAGCACGGGCTGAGCACGGGCCAGATCTCCTCGCTGTTCGCGATCTGGTCGATAACCGCGTTCCTGCTGGAGGTGCCGTCGGGCGCGTGGGCCGACACGGTTTCGCGCCGCGCGCTGCTCATCCTCAGCGGTGTCCTGCTGAGTGCCGGATTCCTGCTCTGGACGCTGGTTCCGGCCTATCTGGGCTTCGCTTCGGGATTCGTCTTATGGGGCGCGGCAGGCGCTTTGGCTTCCGGCACGTTCGAGGCGCTGCTGTACGACGATCTCGTCGCCCGCGATGCGCGGGCGGCTTACCCGCGCGTGCTCGGCTACACCCGGGCCGCGGCCGAAGCCGCCGTCGTCATCGGCATCGTCGCGGCCACACCGCTGTACCTCTGGGGTAGTTACGCTCTGATCGGCTGGGCCAGTGTGGGTTTCGCCGTTCTGCACACCATGTTCGCGTGCACGCTGCCGTCCGCTCCCCAATGCGTCTCGGCGGCCGCCGTCGAGGACCTGGAAGGCGAACCGGGCGAGGAGGTTTCAGGCCCGGCGTCGTGCGCTGGTGCGCGCATGTCGAGCACGGGTGCGGGCGATGATTCCGCGATGGCTCCCGTCGCGGTCGTGCGCGCGGCCGACGGGCCGGGGGATTGCCGAAGGGGACGTCCGGTGGCTGCGCCCGGCCCGTTCACCCGCTACCTCGACATGCTGAGAATCGGTGTCGGGGAGGCGGTTCGGGTGCGAGCGGTGTGCAACGGCGTGTTCCTCGGGGCACTGCTGTTCGGCGTAACGGCGTTCGACGAGTACTTCGCGTTGCTGGCCGAGGCTGTCGGTGTCGCGACGGCGGTGGTGCCGTTGCTCGTTGGGCTCACGGTCGTCGGCTCGCTGATCGGCTCGCTGCTGGCCGGACGCACCGAAGGGCTGTCGGCCCGCACCGTGGCCTGCGCCGTCGGCGTCGCGGGAGTCCTGTTCGTCGGCGGTGCGTTGGTCACCGGTCTCGCCGCGTACCACCCGCAGGCGGTGTATCTGCTTGCGGGCCTGGGTTTCACCGCCATCGGGCTTTCCTACGGCATCGTGTACAACGCGGGGATCATCGCCGCGGCCCGGCTCCAAGACGCCATCGACGGACCGGCCCGCGCCACCGTCACCTCGGTCTCCGGTCTGCTCGGGGAGGTGGTCGCGCTGGCGGTCTTCGCCTTCGCGGCCGTGGCCGCCGGCGTCTGGTCCCTTCCGGTAACCGTCGCCCTGCTTGGCGCCACGCTGCTCCCCATGGCCCTGGTCACCCCGGCCTGGCTGCCCCGAAGGCAGGTACCGAGCTCACTCGGTGAGTGA
- a CDS encoding TetR/AcrR family transcriptional regulator, with protein sequence MATTSRSYGGVPIEQRRARRRVALLDAAQEIVGTSGFAKLTVSGLCARAKLSERYYYESFADLDTVFSELFDRIVDEIGQAVVTAFVTTPVDIHAKTRAAIAAAVDLIADDPRKARIVTVEAQLNPALLRRRAEVMRSFAGIMMAVCAAEVGAQIVESAGDHAEFAATHLLGGLWETTNSWLAGTLPVSRAELIDRSTDQFLLTAGHLIGASLTE encoded by the coding sequence GTGGCTACCACCTCGCGGTCCTATGGCGGCGTGCCGATCGAACAGCGGCGCGCGCGTCGCCGCGTGGCACTGCTCGACGCCGCGCAGGAGATCGTCGGCACCTCGGGTTTCGCCAAACTGACCGTCTCCGGGCTGTGTGCCCGCGCGAAGCTGTCCGAGCGGTACTACTACGAGAGCTTCGCCGACCTCGACACCGTGTTCAGCGAGCTGTTCGACCGCATCGTGGACGAGATCGGCCAGGCCGTGGTCACCGCGTTCGTCACCACGCCGGTCGACATCCACGCCAAGACCAGGGCCGCCATCGCCGCGGCCGTCGACCTCATCGCCGACGACCCGCGCAAGGCGCGCATCGTCACGGTCGAGGCCCAGCTGAACCCGGCCCTGCTGCGGCGGCGCGCGGAGGTGATGCGTTCCTTCGCGGGCATCATGATGGCGGTGTGCGCCGCCGAGGTCGGCGCGCAGATCGTCGAAAGTGCCGGGGACCACGCCGAATTCGCGGCCACCCACCTGCTCGGCGGCCTCTGGGAAACCACCAACAGCTGGCTCGCGGGCACCCTGCCCGTCTCCCGCGCCGAGCTGATCGACCGCTCCACCGACCAATTCCTGCTCACCGCAGGCCATTTGATCGGCGCCTCACTCACCGAGTGA
- a CDS encoding oxygenase MpaB family protein: MAHDNQKLPTPQLFTEFPFKYAVPVLAPGDLSCTAAQRDSFRRFTQVGDPLADDVVAMFKRLPVGEGRRMFEIAVERGIDAVPNPPAELTAFFDQVEADPYWLDWDKIDRGARVVGRTSVWGGIAMGMFALMGGYLASRADKTLVGTGDLDAMAPRRLAETTQWWLDVTTPGGLRRNAVGYKSVLRVRLMHALVRAGMNRRPDWDYEAWDHPVNQVLTVGTLGLFSMANLVGAQALGLRFSAKEKDAVFQLWRYVGFLLGIDQEILPTCETDTWRAFWILADTEFIPDADSQRLAQALIPAAGGLFIDNTTAPRRAVRALITSYMVAYSRIILGRSNADFLGLPDNRFFQGAVLATAVVNGALEVPRRILPGATRFSENLGARVRTRLVRGSIARNGGDRTYARHDTYARPVLRAG; the protein is encoded by the coding sequence ATGGCGCATGACAACCAGAAACTGCCGACTCCGCAGCTGTTCACGGAGTTCCCGTTCAAGTACGCGGTACCGGTGCTGGCCCCCGGCGACCTGAGCTGCACCGCCGCCCAGCGCGATTCGTTCCGGCGCTTCACCCAGGTCGGTGACCCGCTCGCGGACGACGTGGTGGCGATGTTCAAGCGGCTGCCTGTCGGTGAAGGCCGCCGGATGTTCGAGATCGCGGTGGAACGCGGCATCGACGCGGTGCCGAACCCGCCCGCGGAGCTGACGGCCTTCTTCGACCAGGTCGAGGCGGACCCGTACTGGCTGGACTGGGACAAGATCGACCGCGGTGCCCGGGTCGTCGGCCGCACCAGTGTCTGGGGCGGTATCGCCATGGGCATGTTCGCCCTGATGGGCGGCTACCTCGCCTCCCGCGCGGACAAAACCCTTGTCGGCACCGGCGACCTGGACGCGATGGCGCCGCGCAGGCTCGCCGAAACCACCCAGTGGTGGCTGGACGTGACGACGCCCGGCGGGCTGCGCCGCAATGCCGTCGGCTACAAGAGCGTGCTGCGGGTCCGGTTGATGCACGCGCTGGTGCGGGCGGGCATGAACCGCAGGCCCGACTGGGACTACGAGGCGTGGGATCACCCGGTCAACCAGGTGCTCACCGTCGGCACCCTCGGCCTGTTCTCGATGGCGAATCTGGTCGGTGCCCAAGCACTCGGACTGCGCTTCTCGGCCAAGGAGAAGGACGCGGTGTTCCAGCTCTGGCGCTACGTCGGGTTCCTGCTCGGCATCGACCAGGAGATCCTGCCGACCTGCGAGACCGATACGTGGCGCGCGTTCTGGATTCTCGCCGACACCGAATTCATCCCCGACGCCGATTCGCAGCGCCTGGCCCAGGCGCTCATTCCCGCCGCGGGTGGGCTGTTCATCGACAACACCACCGCGCCGCGCCGGGCGGTCCGTGCCCTGATCACCAGCTACATGGTCGCGTACAGCCGGATCATCCTCGGCCGCAGCAACGCCGACTTCCTCGGCCTGCCCGACAACCGGTTCTTCCAGGGCGCGGTGTTGGCCACCGCCGTCGTGAACGGCGCGCTCGAGGTGCCGCGGCGAATCCTGCCCGGTGCCACCCGG